The Candidatus Bathyarchaeota archaeon genomic sequence TTGCCGAGGAGTTGTGGGGGCGTCGTCGCTCTGGAGGTCGGTCAGTGTAGGTGGTTAGGAAGACTGTGAGGCCGATGGGGTGTCATCAATATGATCGCGAGGAAAACGTTCGCTATCTGGACGATAAAGTCAACCCAGCTTTGGATGATGCGGATTAAGCGTGTCCTTTGGTGTGGGTTGCAGTTGCCGCAAGTATTGAGTAAACATGAGGTGAGGATGGTGAAGTTAACTAACCTAGAGCCTGATTCAGGTCCAGATGAAAAGTTGAATTTGGACATGGGTAACCTTTTCCAGCTAGAAGAAGATGTCTAAGCTTCAGCTTAGCTGAGCCGGGCTCTTACTTTGATTTAACTATCGATAACCATGCTTTTTTTAACCTAAGATTTAGTGAAGTCCCCCGCCCGTGTTGGGACGAGTGCCCGTTTTTTATTGCCTGAAGAATGCTTTCTAAATCGGTGGAATCTGTTTGGATTTGGGAATAGGCATCACCGATTGTTTCTGGAATGTGGGAGTCGCTCCCCGAAGTTTGAGGAAGGGCGAGTTCTTCGGCTAATTTGCGATTTAATTTAGTTGCAAATCCGAAAGGGATGGCTGAGGCGTTTATTGTTTCAATTGCGTCTGGGCTGATTTTCTTGGCTATTTGTTTGCTAATGAATGGTTTATACAAAGCCGTTGGATGAGGGATTACTGCAAGAGCACCTTGGT encodes the following:
- a CDS encoding PHP domain-containing protein; translated protein: MPTLKIDLHVHTLYSYDGFTPVETLASIAVSRGLDGLAITDHDTIKGALKALKEITGIIIIPGEEITTKSGHLLALGIVEHIPPRLEVAEATEKIRDQGALAVIPHPTALYKPFISKQIAKKISPDAIETINASAIPFGFATKLNRKLAEELALPQTSGSDSHIPETIGDAYSQIQTDSTDLESILQAIKNGHSSQHGRGTSLNLRLKKAWLSIVKSK